Proteins encoded by one window of Aerosakkonema funiforme FACHB-1375:
- a CDS encoding MBOAT family O-acyltransferase encodes MTFVSALYGIFLLSVLAIYWLVQNQGLRLWVLLIASLAFYATLQIQYIPLLFVVILINFRLGIALGERAVPRLNPSDWHLSNEEWKYIEQDWDKRRQKILRFGIVLNVLLLLGFKYVPFFLNTVGALLNLPVIQEQASWVTLHLIAPLGISFFCFECIAYLIDVYRGAPATKEFLKFAAYKFFFAKLISGPITRYHHLAAQLNTVRFPSSDRIVEGLWLIACGAFKKALLADNLGIFVKLCFDNLQRTGSGDLWLAILAYGLQLYLDFSGYVDIAIGSAILLGLNLPQNFDFPYFSTSIADFWRRWHMTLGDWLRNYLYFPLGGSRQGLVRTCLNLSIVMLVAGIWHGAAWGFIVWGGLHGLALVVHRLAEALSHRFSALKDWWQSIPGTLVAWLLTQLMVFASWIFFRLPNLKDAAWVIQHLWGHKADVQFAQKVYVEALGLEPFQLVMLLWGIVAFMAIGFALHRNMKLQLNWPIKIFLVPLSLYAVWQLAPKEGLPYIYFDF; translated from the coding sequence ATGACTTTTGTTTCAGCCTTATACGGAATATTCTTGCTGAGTGTCCTGGCAATTTACTGGCTCGTTCAAAACCAGGGATTGCGATTGTGGGTACTTTTGATTGCTAGTTTGGCTTTTTATGCCACTTTGCAAATCCAGTACATTCCCTTGCTTTTTGTCGTTATTCTGATTAACTTTCGTCTGGGAATTGCTTTAGGAGAACGTGCTGTACCCAGACTGAATCCTTCGGATTGGCATCTGTCTAATGAAGAGTGGAAATATATAGAACAGGACTGGGATAAACGACGCCAGAAAATCTTGCGATTCGGGATCGTCCTGAATGTTTTGTTACTTCTAGGGTTTAAGTATGTGCCCTTTTTCTTGAATACGGTTGGGGCGCTGTTGAATTTGCCAGTTATTCAAGAGCAGGCTAGCTGGGTGACGCTTCATTTAATTGCACCCTTGGGAATCTCGTTTTTCTGTTTTGAGTGCATCGCCTATTTAATAGATGTTTATCGCGGTGCGCCCGCTACTAAGGAGTTTCTCAAGTTTGCGGCTTACAAATTTTTCTTTGCCAAACTTATTTCAGGGCCGATTACTCGCTATCATCACTTGGCGGCGCAACTGAATACAGTGCGATTTCCCAGCAGCGATCGCATCGTAGAAGGATTGTGGCTGATTGCCTGCGGTGCCTTTAAAAAAGCTCTTTTGGCCGATAATCTGGGCATTTTCGTCAAACTTTGTTTTGACAACTTGCAGCGTACAGGTAGCGGTGATTTGTGGTTAGCTATCCTCGCCTACGGGCTTCAGCTATATCTGGATTTTAGCGGCTATGTTGATATTGCGATCGGCAGCGCTATCCTGCTGGGATTAAATCTACCCCAAAACTTTGATTTCCCCTATTTCTCTACCAGCATTGCCGATTTCTGGCGGCGCTGGCATATGACTTTGGGAGATTGGCTGCGTAATTATTTATACTTTCCCTTGGGCGGCTCGCGGCAAGGTTTGGTACGCACCTGCCTGAACTTGTCGATCGTGATGCTAGTCGCCGGGATTTGGCATGGTGCTGCGTGGGGATTTATTGTCTGGGGGGGTTTGCACGGTTTGGCTTTGGTAGTTCACCGACTCGCAGAAGCCCTATCCCATCGTTTCTCTGCATTGAAGGATTGGTGGCAAAGTATACCGGGTACGCTTGTGGCGTGGCTGCTGACTCAATTGATGGTGTTCGCATCCTGGATATTTTTCCGTCTGCCCAACTTGAAAGATGCGGCTTGGGTAATTCAGCACCTGTGGGGACATAAAGCCGATGTTCAATTTGCACAGAAGGTTTACGTGGAAGCACTGGGATTGGAACCGTTCCAACTGGTGATGCTGCTTTGGGGAATAGTTGCATTTATGGCGATCGGATTTGCCTTGCATCGCAATATGAAGCTACAACTGAATTGGCCGATCAAAATTTTCTTGGTGCCATTAAGCCTCTACGCCGTTTGGCAGCTGGCTCCCAAAGAAGGTTTGCCCTACATCTACTTCGATTTCTAG